In Aythya fuligula isolate bAytFul2 chromosome 21, bAytFul2.pri, whole genome shotgun sequence, the DNA window CTTGTGTGTGCTGAGCAAATAAAAGAGCTGTTTCTTTCTGGCAGGGGAAGCTGCAGGTTCTGGCAGCAGAGGATGGAGGTGGAGGAGGTCCCGGGCGTAGGAGGGGTGTGGAGAGCTGTCCAGCAGCGCTCGGTCACGGGCAGTCGCGTTAATCAGGGCGTTTGTCAGATGACGAGGTTGAAGTGACGCTTTGCAATTACAGGACCTGGCAGGCTGAGGTAAAGAACACGACGTTAGCCCCCGGACTGCCCTGCAAAGCCTGCAGGAACATAGAAATGTGGACGTGGCTTGTGTCAAAGCCACTGCTCCCCtgccaggaggggaaggggggagagcAGACCCCTCGGGGCTCATGGGGCTCAGCACCGTGCTCCCTGGTCAGGAGCTGTGCCCGAGGCCCCACGTGCTGGTTGTGACCCCAGGGGGAGATGCCCGCTGTGAGACAGGACTGAAGGTGCTCCAGGGGTGCTCCCTGTCAGCCCTCTCCCCGGCACGGCGAGGTGTTTCACAGGGGCTATTTGGGGAAGCTTCCTTccaggcagccctggggaggcGCAGGCATCTACTTGAGCTTGAAGACGTGTTTTAGACTCCTCTATAGCAGGCTGTAACCTCGTGGTGCAGGGCAGACGGGTGAGCTCACCCCTTGCCTTAACTGGGCTGTCCCTGGTTGTTGCCAGCCGCCCCGAAGCGCTTCCATCCTTGGCCGGGATTTCCATttccctgctgcctttcctGGCCATGTGGGCAGGAGGCTCCGTgctccagagcagcacagggatgGGATTTTTCTCTGAAACGTGTCCTCTtggagaggaaggaagctgCAGGTGTGTTTGCCCTCAGCGGGAGGCTTCAGTGGAGATTTGGCCTGTGGCTTGGTGCTTTGTTAAAGCCCTGGCTGGTTTCATCCCTAGGGAGCGACGTGGCCTCGCTGTATGGAGCTGGGTGGAAAATTTGACCTCCCACCCAGCTGTATCTTTTTGGAGTGGCTCCAAACTGCCTCTTCTAGGTAGAGGGAGGCTACTGTGGGCTGCGTGGCCGGGAGAAAGCCCCGTAATTTGGCATTTGGTTGGGACTTGCACTTattccctgcctgctggggcgTCGGGGAGCTGCTGTGCAAACAGATGCCACGGTGAGGGCGCGGGGCAGCGTGGCTCGGACCCGGGCTGTGCCTGCTGGGGAAGGCTCCGCTGGCAGCTGTGCTGTAGTTAAACTGACCTGAAAAGCAGAGCGACTGTGGCCTGCCAGGAGCTCGAAATTTCCTGCAGCATTGCCAGTTACTGGCTAGTGAAGCTGGGACACTCccaggtactttttttttcccttcattgaTAATTGACAGAACCTCGCTGCTGTTTGGGAGGCTCAGCAGGGGAACCTAAAGATACCGGAGAGGCGCAGCTCGCTGCGGAAGGTTACCAAAAGAGACTGGAGGAGCTGAAAGCCGGcgttgtttttctcttcagcagGGTTTCTCTGTGTAATTGCTCCGATTGCATAACGTAAACACCTTTGGTAAGATAGGTGCAAGCCTTCGACAGAGGTTGACATGCTTAAAGCCACATTATTGGCGCTCGGTAATTACCGCGTCTTTCCGCGTGTTGACTGACTCGGCAGCTATGTTGCAAAGCCAAGaagctgaggaggaaaaagcagagttGGCTAACGAGGCTCGGCgagtccctgccctgcctgacGTGCACCCAGGGACTTGCTGTGAGGGAGGGCTgttgcagcaggcagcaggaatgCAGACCTGCAGGCTCCGGGGCCGAGCTGCGCCGCTGAGATCAGGCGTGTGGTCTGCTGCGGGTCCCCAGccgcctcctgctgctgcttcacgAGGATTCTGCCAGGGAGGTTTGGTGCCAGTGCCTGCTGTGCCCGGGAGCACCTTGCTGAATGcgcctctgctgctccttgctgcctgTAACGGGGCCTTCTTGCCAGCTCAAGTCCCTAAAATGAGAGCTGCTCTCCGGGGGAGATGAGCGCCTCGAAGCTGCCCTGTCACCGTGCCACACGGCATCTTCCACCGGCTGTAGGTGTGCCGAAGGACCTGGTGAACGTCCATAGTGCCTCTGCTCGAGatgtgctctgcctgccctttgTAGCAGGGCGTTGCTATGGGCCAGAGGGAAACTCAAGGTGGTTGTGGACAGACTCAACCTCTGACCTCAGAGATGAGccttcatgtgttttttttccttcttcctttgtaGGAAATAGACAGACGGTtggaaaagaagctgaagatcACACAGAAGGAAAGGTAATGATGCTGCGCAGTTTGGGAAAGCCTTATTTTCCCGATGGGCTACTGGATATCTGAAAACCTGGGGAGAGGAAACGGAGCCACTGTGAACTGATCGGGAATCAGGTCGGAGATAAGCACTAGGCAGCTCTGTGATCGTGCCACTAGGTGGCTCCTCCGATCCgtagcagaggagcagagaagtTCTTGAgagtgattttatttcagaaatgggTCTTCCAGACCATGTAGCTACAGCTGTGGGGAAGCAGTTTAAGAAAAAGACACTCAGAGGAAGAGATGGGTGAGTCAGGTGATCCCAACTCCTAGCCCTAAAGTGGCTTGCGGGGTCTTGCATCAGTAagactttcttttcctgcttacTTTAGGTTCAGGTGGGGGTGTGTGTTACTGTGTACTAGCACAAATGTTTCCGGTCACTTGTGACAAGTCTCTTGTTTTGTTGGTTCTTTTCCCCATCTGACTTTTAGTCGGCTGCTTATGGTCATGGTGTGACTCCTCTGGGACTCCCACGCAGGAAGGGGACTGTAGGAATTCAATGCTGAgactggggctggggcaggctctGAGGAGTGAAATGGCAGGGTTTGGAAGCAGGAGGTGTCACCAGGTATCCTGGTGAGAGGAGCTCGAATAGGCCTGGCAAGGAGTGGAATCGAGGTGCTTGCACCAGCATCCTTGAAGATGTTCAAAGAAAAGCTTCTACACAACTTTGGTGTGTAAGGTGCCTTGCACAGCATCCGCTTCCTGCATCAGAGGAGACTCGATTGGCTGTCCAGGTGTTTGAATCTGAACTCGGTTCTTAATGCAGGTGCCTGCAGCAAGCTTCAGATTCTCTCCACCTGTTCAAAAGTGAAATTATCTTTGGTCTGTGTCTGATTTCCTTGCCTTTGGTCAAATTTAAGATGTAGAGCACAGCAAAAGCTGATGTTTTCCGTCCCTTACTGAGCTAATCTCCTACAAACCTGCCTGACCCTGTAGTTTAGGGTCACAAATATAACAAGGTCTTTAATTATTGCAGGCTGCTTAGTCATGGGAATGACATCTGACTGTGAGGAATTCACACACAGAGCTAAAGTCATGCTCGCAGTAGAAAACAAGTACTGAGCAAACGtgcattgtgttttgttttttttaaacagtagaAAATCAAAATCTCCTCCTAAAGTGCCGATCGTGATTCAGGACGACAGCCTTCCTTCGGGTCCTCCCCCACAGATCCGGATCTTGAAGCGGCCGGCGACGAACGGCGTGCTCAGCAACCCCAACTCGGCCACCAGGCCCGCGTTCCCCGTGAAGTCCTTGGCACAAAGGGAGGCAGAGTACGCCGAAGCCAGGAAACGAATACTGGGCAGCGCGAGCCCCgaggaagagcaggagaaacCCATTCTAGATAGGTGAGAGTGGCCTTGGCATCGTGGTGGCGTCTCTGTGCTGGCTCCTTGCAAACCCCTTCCTGGCTGGTGGGGGGGACGTGCACCTTCCAGCATAAAGTGTGAGAGGCGAGGAGGAAGGAGTGTCTTGTTAATAAGTGTGGCAGCGTGAAACTCAAATATGCAGCAGCTAAAGGGATTGCTTCTGCCTGGTTAGGCAATAAAGGTTACCTTGTGCCCTTGAAAGAGCACTCTGGGGATGCAGAGAGGAGTGCAGGCAGCCAGAACTATTTTGGCATGACAAAGCCTCATCTCTGAGGTTTTGACTTGAGGTGCTCTCACCTGCAGGTGAGAGACTGGAGTGTAAGCGCTCCTAAATGAACGCAGGTGGCTTGGAGGCACCGTGCTGTCCCTTGTGGTTGTGGTGTGGGTCTTGGAGAGTAAGACTTCCAAGATTTTAGGACAGAAATGAAGTGCTAGTTCACTTCTGGTCGTGTTCCCCATCCCAGGGAACAGTGCAGCAGGCCTGTGATGGTTGTCCCATGGCAGTGGCTTTCCACCAAAGCAGGTGCAGGAGCGTCTGTTGGAGGCGTGCATGTTGCATTACACAGACGCTGCATGTTGTGTCTGTCTCTGATGTCCTTTCTCCTTGCAGGCCGACGAGGATCTCCCAGCCGGAAGACACCAGACAGCCCAATAATGTGATCAGGCAGCCGCTGGGTCCTGACGGTTCACAAGGCTTCAAACAGCGCAGATAAACGTGGGCACGAGAggatgctgcaggaagcagggtCAGCTGCCGCGGGTCGCACTGCCGTGGCGGACAAATGGACTTGAGCAAAGGGAACTCCCCGGTTTACTTGCACTGTGATCCCCTTTGCTCTGCCCACTGTGACCTCCAACCCCACGCACTGTGACCTCCCCGCTCCACCCACTGTGATCGGCAAACCGCCAAGGGCTGTCCCCAGTCACTGCAAatggaaaggggagggggggtgtAAAGGACTCGGACGGGTGCAGAGAGCCGTGTGTGCCACTTTGGCTGAAGCTAGCGCCAGCAATAATGTTTGTTGTACTCGTAACCTgggatttaaggaaaaaaatgggaagccTCCCCAGATGCGCATGTTGTCTTTATCACTTTAAGAGCAAGTTTGGTTTCAAAGgatctcttctttttttgttttgtttgtatatcAGATCGACTTTTGAGGGAGTGCATGGGAAGGGTTTTAactgtttagtttgttttaattgagaGAGGTAGTTAAGTGTTTGAAAAGGAGTTTCACTGAATTTCTGCAACTTTAATGGCTAGGGTTTGGCAAGCTTAGCTTCTTGTTCTGTATTTCTACTGCTGCCAAGCAAATGGAAGTGGACTCCCGGCTACCCAGTCTTTCTGGTCGCCTTGGCCTGGGAGCCAGCGCAGTCCGATGACCTGGTTTACGTATTGCACCTGTTAAGCTTGGCTAGTGTTTTCTGCTGGCTTGAGGAAAAACTTAAAGTACATCTTTTTGTGTTTGGGGAGAAGGGAACGTAGATGGATCCCTTGGCAATGCCTGCTGCATGGTTACTGCTTGCAGCGGAGTGGGGTGGTGAGGAACTAGGGTTCTGCTGCATCTGGACATGCAGGCTAGGAGGGGAATAGCGagtgctgtgcagctctgctctgctccacgAGGTAAACCCACGCGAGGAGCCCCGCTCAGTCCAGCCCACGCTCACCCGGTGGCTAGGGTCACGGCAGGGAGCGAGATGGCTGCTGCTCCAAAGGTTCGAACCCAAGTGGCTTATGGACCCGAAGGCTCTGATCTGTTACGGTACGAGCTGTACCTGGCgcatttccttccagaaatCACAGACATCGGGAACAAAACGTGTTCGGTGAAGTCTGGAACCCTCCTGACATTGTGCGCTGCGGGCGGTGACAGCTGGCTTCAGGGAACGgatggctcctgctgctccagctcctgcagagaggACGGGGCCGCGGGCAGCTCGCGGGCTGAAAACTTCCCCGGATGGCAGTGGCGGAGGAGAGCCGCGCGGCACCGCCAGCCACGTGTCACAGGACGCTGCTGACCCTGGGTGCTGCCTCGTGCCCGGCGCTGTCCGTCCTGTTGTGCTGTCCGGCTCTGCACACTAGCCAAGCTGACCTATCTCCACGTCGCTGTCTCCGGGGATCAGATGAACACTACAGCTCTTGTTGGGATGGATGCTGACAGTGGCCACCCGCGTGCGAGCGGCTCCAGGCTCGGGGCCACTTCTGCCTGTCGCTGGGACCCCGACAGCTCCTTCAGCTGGAAGGCTGCGGGCCGGCGGCTTGCTGCGTGCTCAGTACCTGGGAAATGATTTCTGGCCATCGAGCACTGCTCTGTACGGGTGCTGCCGGCTGCTTTGTGCTCGGTAGGTTTGGAAACGAGCACACGGAGCGCCTTCTGCCCATACAGGAGCGACCGCACGAAATGCCTGCCACGCCGCGCTGTATGGGAGGCTCCCATACGGAAATACGGCTTAAACATACTGGTAAAATAAAACTACCTGTATACAAACAGATGGAATCTGCTAGAATGTTAATCGGCTGAGGACTGTGCTGCCCTCCCCGTGGGTCCCCCGAGCGGGTGAGCCCGAGCggctggtggaggaggatggcgaggtggggaagggcaggaggctgTCCCCCCAGGAGCCTGGCCCCAGATCTCCACGGCGTCGGAGGCTGTAGTCTTGCTGTTTACCAAGCTCCCTCTCAGGCTggaggcatccacagctgcttgGCCAGCAGCGTTTTTTGggtctttctgtttttgtttttaaatttcctcctccctgcaggcTGGTGGCAAGGAAGAGTCCCTGGAAGAGCGGCTCCGCAGAGGGAAGGCGGTGGGGAGCGGGAGGGCAGAAGGACATTAGCAATAACCGTAGTCACCGCGCCTTTCCTTAACTACTGCTCAAATAGCTTTGATTCCAGAGGGCCAGCGGCTGGCGGAAAGCCACAGAGCCCAGCTCCCGGCGTAGCTTCAGCTGCCCCGCCAACCTTAGACGTCTTCTCCTGTACGTCAGGTGCCTACAACCCCTTCTCGTTGCACACGCGACCTTGTTCTCCAGCACCGACTGCGCGTTAAGCCGCTTGCCGGTGGCCTCGGCGGCTGCTCCGTGCCCGTGGCACGGCCGGGACGCCTCCGACCTGCGGGCAGGGCGAGGTGGTGATCCCGGCGGCAGCACCGCGGCCTTGCCCGGGGCTCGCCCCGAAGACGCGTCGCTCTCGGGGGCACCGAGCGCTTCTCCCGCCGCGGCACCTGGGACGCAGCCGGTGCCGCCCCGTCAGAGTGCGCCTAAGTATGCagataaacattttataaattgtattttaaataaatgtgtttaaacTTTTCACGGTGCGCTTCGGCCTCGTGACTCTGCCGCCTTCCCTCGTGCCACATTTTGTCCCGTTTGGTGCCTTCGGGCTCCCCGGGGGGGTGGCTTGGGTCACAGCGTGGCCGACCCCAGGAGGAGGCTCCTGGAGCCCCTGTCCCCATGGGGGCAGCACCCAAGGGGGGCAGCGCCCATGCAGGTGGCCCCCTGGGGGCACAGCGGGGCTTGGGGGTGCCCGCAGCCTGCTGCCGGGGGTGGGTTTTGGGCTGGGGTCCCCTGTTtggaggcaggggctgctgggctgcctgctggggagAAGACACGGGGGCACAacgctttttatttttttttaatttcatttttattaatttctttaatttttttattatgtcttcaatcctttccttttatttttcctttccttttatttttcctttccttttatttttccttgttttcagctttacctttcctgtatttttccttgttttcagctttacctttcctgtatttttccttaACACCTTCCTTTCACTGCTGTTCGCCGGTGCCCGCGGCCTCCCCCCGCCAGGTGCCGCTGCCGGTGGCGGTCCCGGGGCGGTTCCCCGAGGCAGCCCCGCGCCCTCCCGCCGCGATGGCGGCGTCGGAGGAGCCCTACGAGGCGGTGCTGTGCGTGAAGCCGGCCGTGCACGTCTACCGCCTGCCCCCGCGGGCCTCCAACCGCGGCTACAGGTGCGGGGGGGCCCCGGgtcccctccccggccccgctgtGGGACCTCGCcgcctcctcagcctcctcctgtcTCCTCAGGGCCGCCGAGTGGCAGCTGGAGCGCCCGGCATGGAGCGGCCGCCTGCGCCTCACCGCCCGCGGCAGCACCGCCTTCATCCGCCTGGAGGACAGGGCCTCGGGTCAGGGGGGCTCcgagctgggggtgggggggctgaggggtcGAGCTCGCGGCTCTCCGGGCTCCAAAATCCCTCGTTTTTTCCTCAGGAGTGGGGTGGTGCCCACCCGTGTCCTCCCCGCGGGTGGGTGGTGCTGAGGGGCCGGTGCCGCGCCTCGACCCGTGCCCTTCTCTGTTTGCAGGAGAGCTGTTCGCCCAGGCGCCCGTGGAGCAGTTCCCCGGCATCGCGGTGGAGAGCGTGACGGACTCCAGCCGATATTTCGTCATCCGCATCGAGGACGAGAACGGTGCGGGGCTGCGGGAGCACTATCGGACAGAGGGGAGTCATCCCTGAACGCGTTCAGAGCCCTTCCTCCATGTGAAGGGTTCCTCTCTGAGGGCTGCGTACAGGGACACATCACCTCAGTCCTCCTTGTGCCGTCCTTCACTAACAAAACCCAGTTTAATCAGTCAGTGCGAGGATGCATCTGCATGCACAGTTGTCACTGTGATCCCAGCCTCGGCCTTGACTCGTTCACATTGATTTTAAAGCTGGGTTTACTAGGGCTGTAAATCAAGCCAGCTTGCTGAAGTAATGATGTAAATGCAGCTTGGCTATCTGGAAGCACAGTCacaattttcttcctgccttgTGTTACAAGCCCTGCTGACAGCATAAAATTGCTTCCCCTCCTGGGAAGCTGGTGGCAGTTCCCTTTctgtggagaaggaaggaagacgCCTAGCTCCTGTCCTGCTGGCATCACGGTTCCCttctcagctcctgctggaggagatGATGGTCATGGGGGGTGTGAAGCGGGCTGGCTCCTGGCTCCTGCCATGTTTTGTGATTCCAgcctttgctcttttttccccaggccGCCGTGCTTTTATTGGAGTTGGATTTGTCGACCGAGGGGACGCTTTTGACTTCAACATAGCTCTGCAGGACCATTTCAAGTGAGTTTGGGCCTTTCCCTTTGTCCTCTCAGTGGTTTCGCGTGGTGGCTGCAGGTGTTCACCAGAAGTGCTGGGGGCAAGGAAGCTGTTTGCTTCAGATTCACTCGAGCAAGGAAGCACGGCACCAAGAGGTTTACAGGTGGAAACTtctctctctgctcagcctttatgcaggctgctttctgtctcTGATATTCCCCAGTCTGTATTAGTGGACTCCCAAATAGTTCCCCAGACCAAGACTGGGTAAATTCCCccattcctttctttcccttcatttcACCAGTACGCAGCCACTCGAGGGACTGGGACGCAGCTCAGCTCGCTCGCTGTGTGGCTGGAGCGTGCTGACACACCGCGTGGGCTGCACTGACGGGTGGGAATCGCTGCCTCCGTGCTGCCTTGTGGCGTGTTGCTCCAGCAGCAGACAAGGTCCCAGATCACACCCAAAAAAGAGCTAAAAAGAGCTGTTaaaaagagctgctgccagtcCCTCAGAGCAGGGGAAGATTTGTCTGGCAGGATTTGGGCAGGGTTtgcctggcagagcagcaggcaggttgTTGACCcgtccttttctgttttctttccttcctgcaggTGGGTGAAGCAGCAGAGCGAGCTGGCCAAGCAGGCCGAGAACCCTGACCAGGGACCCAAACTGGACCTGAGCTTCAAGGAGGGGCAGACCATCAAACTGAACATTGCGGTGAGGGCTTTTGCTGGTTAAATCTGCTCCAAACATTGTCCTTCGCACGATCCTCAGGGGGAATCTCACCTTTCTGGCCTGTAGCTGAGGTGTTTTAGGGAGCCTGCTGCTTCAGATGGGTGTCTGCAGTCCTGTGTGGCTCTGCTGGTTTGCCTCACCAGCCCTCAGCTCTCTTTGGGCAGTTTGATTGGATCCAAGCATGTTTGAAAGACAGATAAATATGAAGTacaacatacaaaaataataccCAGTGGTTTTGATGATCGTCCTAGAAACGTGGAGGAGGAACATCACCAAaccccttcctttcttcctagCATAACGGGAAGAGGAAGCGTGAAGGACATTCCCTTGCTCTCTCTTGCTAGCCCCGTTTCTTGTCAGGTGTGAAATATTACTTCTTGGGGCTGCAGGCTTGAGCTGAGCTGTCTGCTGCCACGCTCAGCCCTCACAGcctgcttctccctgctgctgtggttgGGCGGCACAA includes these proteins:
- the SZRD1 gene encoding SUZ domain-containing protein 1 isoform X1 — protein: MEDEEVAESWEEAADSGEIDRRLEKKLKITQKESRKSKSPPKVPIVIQDDSLPSGPPPQIRILKRPATNGVLSNPNSATRPAFPVKSLAQREAEYAEARKRILGSASPEEEQEKPILDRPTRISQPEDTRQPNNVIRQPLGPDGSQGFKQRR
- the SZRD1 gene encoding SUZ domain-containing protein 1 isoform X2 — its product is MEDEEVAESWEEAADSGEIDRRLEKKLKITQKERKSKSPPKVPIVIQDDSLPSGPPPQIRILKRPATNGVLSNPNSATRPAFPVKSLAQREAEYAEARKRILGSASPEEEQEKPILDRPTRISQPEDTRQPNNVIRQPLGPDGSQGFKQRR
- the NECAP2 gene encoding adaptin ear-binding coat-associated protein 2; its protein translation is MAASEEPYEAVLCVKPAVHVYRLPPRASNRGYRAAEWQLERPAWSGRLRLTARGSTAFIRLEDRASGELFAQAPVEQFPGIAVESVTDSSRYFVIRIEDENGRRAFIGVGFVDRGDAFDFNIALQDHFKWVKQQSELAKQAENPDQGPKLDLSFKEGQTIKLNIANMKKKEGATGNTRPRPAGPGGLSLLPPPPGGKSSSAAFPSGEQPSSSLSAPVQLPGTPITDSLLSWPQPAAAPTAPATDAWGDFTKASGSASNQTQANAGWVQF